The Elusimicrobiaceae bacterium genome has a window encoding:
- the dnaX gene encoding DNA polymerase III subunit gamma/tau: MSENTSYVSLANKYRPQKFEDMVGQESISKTLKNALKSGRIAHAYLFYGPRGCGKTTTARILAKALNCTGNGNGKPTDEPCGECPQCREISQSADMDVLELDAASNTQVEKVREAIIDTVALAASRDRFKVFILDEVHMLSASSFNALLKTIEEPPAHVVFILATTEKHKVPATITSRCQTFRFRPITVEEITNHLLDLAEAEGLDLTEKAARIIAKNAGGALRDGLTLLDRAIAYSDGKIDDKLVGEMLGLTPQDLLNQTITALIKKDNTSLHAAFETLRAEGFDANSFLKDLKNALGELFYFSLGQGGVPFEGAEQINKITSAGLLASLSRKINKLAEEVKFSDNALISAEVGLFTIMESCFDIEGFIRRLEALERGEKDCGNKTPPAGGISNFEKQAQKVSAVRKTTFSEPKEAKTSFSAAVSPALQKQATTPLPEKPAAKITDNNALWKALLKEFEKSPFVYDVMTNCSVRFEQDQWTISFGAGKEFYKVPAQTKLPELEKKAFALSGRKIRFEIAQTASTAEAKPAIMQTKQTPKPVATQTREESSVNKELISQEEPFVKADFSDLAEAETTLTEVPEELKGILDVIGGEVLG, encoded by the coding sequence ATGAGTGAAAACACGTCTTATGTCAGTTTAGCCAATAAATATCGTCCCCAAAAGTTTGAAGACATGGTGGGACAAGAAAGCATTTCCAAAACATTAAAAAATGCCTTGAAATCGGGGCGTATTGCCCATGCTTATTTGTTTTATGGGCCACGCGGTTGTGGTAAAACCACGACGGCCCGTATCTTGGCAAAAGCCTTAAACTGCACCGGCAACGGAAACGGTAAGCCTACCGATGAACCTTGTGGGGAGTGTCCTCAATGTAGAGAGATTTCTCAAAGCGCCGATATGGACGTGCTGGAATTGGACGCCGCCTCTAATACTCAAGTGGAAAAAGTACGCGAGGCTATCATTGATACGGTGGCGTTGGCGGCCTCCAGAGATCGTTTTAAAGTTTTTATTTTAGATGAAGTACATATGCTTTCCGCTAGTTCTTTTAATGCGTTGCTCAAGACGATTGAAGAACCGCCTGCCCACGTTGTTTTCATTTTAGCAACTACAGAAAAACATAAAGTGCCGGCCACGATTACCAGCCGCTGCCAAACGTTTCGTTTTCGCCCCATTACGGTGGAAGAGATAACCAATCATTTATTGGATTTGGCAGAAGCAGAAGGGCTGGATTTAACGGAAAAAGCAGCCCGCATTATTGCCAAAAATGCAGGCGGTGCTTTGCGTGACGGGTTGACTTTATTGGACAGAGCCATTGCCTATTCTGACGGAAAAATAGATGATAAATTGGTGGGGGAAATGTTAGGCCTTACCCCGCAAGATTTGCTCAATCAAACGATTACCGCTTTGATCAAAAAAGACAATACCTCTTTGCATGCGGCATTTGAGACTTTACGCGCAGAAGGTTTTGATGCAAATTCTTTTTTGAAAGATTTAAAAAATGCTTTGGGCGAATTATTTTATTTTTCTTTAGGGCAAGGAGGAGTGCCTTTTGAAGGGGCTGAACAGATTAACAAAATCACTTCGGCCGGATTGTTAGCCTCTTTGTCTCGCAAAATAAACAAGCTGGCGGAGGAAGTAAAATTTTCTGATAATGCGTTAATCAGCGCTGAAGTAGGGCTGTTTACTATTATGGAAAGTTGTTTTGATATAGAAGGTTTTATCCGTCGTTTGGAAGCATTGGAACGTGGAGAAAAGGACTGCGGCAATAAAACACCTCCTGCCGGTGGTATTTCCAATTTTGAAAAACAGGCACAGAAAGTCTCTGCCGTCAGAAAGACAACTTTTTCGGAACCAAAAGAAGCCAAAACCTCTTTTTCAGCGGCAGTTTCTCCTGCGCTGCAAAAACAAGCAACAACCCCTTTGCCAGAAAAACCAGCCGCTAAAATTACCGATAACAATGCTTTGTGGAAAGCCCTGCTTAAGGAATTTGAAAAGAGTCCTTTTGTTTATGATGTAATGACCAATTGCTCCGTTCGTTTTGAGCAAGACCAATGGACCATTAGTTTTGGTGCAGGGAAGGAATTTTATAAAGTACCGGCGCAAACCAAATTGCCGGAATTGGAAAAAAAGGCTTTTGCATTAAGCGGGCGGAAAATTCGTTTTGAAATTGCTCAAACAGCTTCTACTGCTGAGGCAAAGCCTGCGATCATGCAAACAAAACAAACTCCTAAACCTGTAGCTACTCAGACGAGGGAGGAAAGTTCTGTAAACAAAGAACTTATCAGCCAAGAGGAGCCTTTTGTAAAAGCGGATTTTTCTGATTTAGCCGAAGCAGAAACAACTTTAACGGAAGTGCCGGAAGAATTAAAGGGTATTTTAGATGTAATAGGTGGAGAGGTGCTGGGCTAG
- a CDS encoding DoxX family membrane protein, which yields MSKLMPDVKLHCNIDERAFSKAMFFCRFFTGVSMIYLALGSLLYWREFLVNANALGFPFVVPLSFALVVIELFLGLFLLLGWYTRVNAMLSLLIGLICSVVFFVGASNKIFVVLCMLQVAALCPLCLLGPGSISLDFKRSQRQARRFFRG from the coding sequence ATGTCTAAACTAATGCCAGATGTGAAATTGCATTGTAATATTGATGAAAGGGCTTTCTCCAAAGCGATGTTTTTTTGTCGTTTTTTTACAGGGGTATCTATGATTTATTTAGCTTTAGGCAGTTTGCTCTATTGGCGTGAATTTTTGGTAAATGCCAATGCATTGGGTTTTCCTTTTGTGGTACCTTTATCTTTTGCTTTAGTGGTTATTGAATTGTTTTTAGGGTTGTTTCTTTTATTGGGTTGGTACACACGCGTGAATGCCATGTTGTCGTTGCTGATTGGGCTGATATGCAGTGTGGTGTTTTTTGTGGGTGCCTCTAATAAAATTTTTGTAGTTTTATGTATGTTGCAAGTAGCGGCACTTTGCCCGTTGTGTTTGTTGGGGCCCGGCTCTATTAGTTTGGATTTTAAAAGAAGCCAACGTCAAGCCCGTCGTTTTTTTAGAGGTTAG